The Algoriphagus sanaruensis genome window below encodes:
- a CDS encoding sulfite exporter TauE/SafE family protein, protein MLWTALVLGFLSSFHCIGMCGPIALAVGSSSGKKYLFNKILYNLGRSLTYALLGLLIGSIGFSLSLTGIQQGISVAMGVLVVVLSLSFKNADRFLTFPVLSKFVSWIKSTLGKLLKSGSKLAFFTTGIVNGLLPCGMVYMALVVALGMQSPIDGGIYMFFFGIGTIPLLLVLMVSGSFISITRRQVVQKAIPYLGVLIGVLMVFRGLGLGIPGLSPQMATFDYGTQQVEITMCH, encoded by the coding sequence ATGCTTTGGACTGCATTGGTTTTGGGATTCTTAAGTTCATTCCATTGTATCGGAATGTGTGGCCCAATTGCCCTTGCAGTAGGGAGTAGCTCAGGTAAAAAATACCTGTTCAATAAGATTTTATATAACCTAGGCAGAAGTTTGACTTATGCCTTGTTGGGTCTACTGATTGGCTCTATAGGTTTTTCCCTTTCCTTAACCGGAATCCAGCAGGGGATCTCCGTAGCGATGGGAGTTTTGGTCGTGGTTCTTTCCCTGAGTTTTAAGAATGCAGATCGATTTTTGACTTTTCCTGTACTTTCAAAATTTGTTTCCTGGATCAAATCCACCTTGGGGAAATTACTCAAATCGGGAAGTAAATTGGCATTTTTTACTACAGGAATAGTCAACGGACTTTTGCCTTGTGGGATGGTCTATATGGCACTTGTTGTTGCTTTGGGAATGCAAAGCCCAATTGACGGGGGGATTTATATGTTTTTCTTTGGGATAGGAACCATCCCGTTGCTACTTGTATTGATGGTTTCTGGAAGTTTTATCTCCATCACAAGAAGGCAAGTAGTGCAAAAAGCAATTCCCTATTTGGGTGTTTTAATTGGTGTATTGATGGTTTTTAGAGGATTGGGACTGGGAATCCCCGGATTGAGTCCTCAAATGGCTACTTTTGATTATGGCACCCAGCAAGTAGAAATTACCATGTGCCACTGA
- the hemN gene encoding oxygen-independent coproporphyrinogen III oxidase, with product MALSPDLIKKYNQPVPRYTSYPTVPFWENNLEVAGWERLVKKAFDDFGSKEGISLYIHLPFCESLCTYCGCNKRITKNHQVEEPYLEAILREWERYLVILDETPKLNGIHLGGGTPTFFAPESLEFLISKILKSTELSSEYEFSFEGHPNNTTYEHLLELAQLGFDRVSYGIQDFNPEVQKAIHRYQPFEAVEKATDWARISGYSSINFDLIYGLPYQTKETLQDTFEKVGQLRPERIAFYSYAHLPSAFPAQKSYEAHLPNEREKRELYEFGKDLLIQMGYEEIGMDHFALPSDPLYLAKNEGKLHRNFMGYTTLSSKMLLGLGASSISDVWIGFAQNEKKVEDYENLANQHQIPLIKGHQHSLEDLEIRALILDLICHSSGLIPESIWEKLPFENKERLFEMEGENLLKLTNRHLQISEDGMAVVRNICALFDLRMEEQREKKANFSKAI from the coding sequence ATGGCACTATCTCCTGACCTAATCAAGAAATACAATCAACCAGTCCCCAGATATACCTCCTATCCTACAGTCCCATTTTGGGAAAATAATCTGGAAGTAGCTGGCTGGGAAAGATTGGTCAAAAAAGCTTTTGATGATTTTGGATCAAAGGAAGGAATCAGTCTCTACATTCACCTTCCATTTTGTGAAAGCTTGTGCACCTATTGCGGATGCAATAAGCGGATTACGAAAAATCATCAGGTAGAAGAACCCTATCTAGAAGCTATTCTGAGAGAATGGGAACGTTACTTGGTAATTTTGGATGAAACACCAAAACTGAATGGAATCCATCTCGGTGGTGGAACTCCAACATTTTTTGCTCCGGAATCTCTGGAATTTTTGATCTCGAAAATCCTTAAATCCACCGAGTTGAGTTCAGAATACGAGTTCAGCTTTGAAGGTCACCCCAATAATACAACCTATGAGCATTTACTAGAACTCGCACAACTTGGATTTGATCGAGTTAGCTACGGGATCCAGGATTTCAATCCAGAAGTCCAAAAAGCCATTCACCGCTATCAACCTTTTGAGGCTGTGGAAAAAGCCACCGATTGGGCTAGAATTTCTGGCTATTCTTCGATAAACTTTGATTTAATCTATGGGCTTCCTTACCAAACCAAAGAAACCCTTCAAGATACATTCGAGAAGGTTGGGCAGCTTAGACCAGAACGGATTGCATTTTACAGCTACGCTCATTTACCCAGTGCTTTTCCTGCACAAAAAAGCTATGAGGCCCATCTTCCCAATGAACGAGAAAAGCGAGAGCTTTATGAATTTGGCAAAGATTTATTGATCCAGATGGGCTATGAGGAAATTGGGATGGACCATTTCGCCTTACCTTCTGATCCACTTTATTTGGCTAAAAATGAAGGGAAGCTTCATCGAAACTTTATGGGTTATACTACCCTGAGCTCCAAGATGCTCCTAGGATTGGGAGCCAGTAGCATCAGTGATGTTTGGATTGGGTTTGCCCAAAATGAGAAAAAAGTGGAAGACTACGAAAACTTGGCGAATCAGCACCAAATCCCTCTGATCAAAGGACATCAGCACAGCCTCGAAGATTTGGAAATACGGGCTTTAATCCTCGACTTAATTTGCCATAGTTCTGGATTAATTCCTGAATCAATTTGGGAGAAGCTTCCTTTTGAAAATAAAGAACGCTTATTTGAAATGGAAGGTGAAAACTTACTTAAGCTTACGAATCGACACCTACAGATTTCCGAAGACGGAATGGCGGTAGTCAGAAATATTTGTGCTTTGTTTGACTTAAGAATGGAAGAACAGCGGGAGAAAAAAGCCAATTTTAGTAAGGCAATTTAA
- a CDS encoding alkane 1-monooxygenase: protein MSSGFKKIGFLSALILPLLFILGLELGGVWLGAIHLFVFLLIPLMDFWVSKDTRNVPKESVSKEAKAIFYQLITHVWVVVQLGVLFWTCYRLSQESYSLTSWLLLVSGAALVTGGIGITVAHELGHKSRPLDQWFAKVLLMTVGYMHFIIEHNRGHHVHVATPKDPATSREGENFYAFWWRSVSQGYLNAWQLEKERLGKKGSSNWSWSNQMIQFHLITVCFWVISTLVFSLSQSRWVWEVPVFLISQGILAFTLLELVNYLEHYGMSRRLLPNGRYVRVTPMHSWNASQRISNFLLFQLQRHSDHHTFASKPYQILDHHEDSPQLPAGYSAMIIIALFPPLWFKLMNPRLEDWRKKNQSWSIQ from the coding sequence ATGAGCAGCGGCTTTAAGAAAATCGGGTTTTTGAGTGCCTTAATTCTTCCCCTATTATTCATCCTAGGCCTTGAGCTTGGAGGGGTTTGGCTTGGCGCAATCCATTTATTTGTGTTTCTATTGATTCCTTTGATGGATTTTTGGGTGAGTAAGGATACTCGGAATGTTCCAAAAGAATCAGTCAGCAAAGAAGCAAAAGCTATTTTTTATCAGCTGATTACCCATGTGTGGGTTGTGGTTCAGCTGGGTGTTTTGTTTTGGACTTGCTATCGCCTCAGTCAGGAGTCCTATTCATTGACTTCATGGTTGTTGCTGGTTTCAGGAGCTGCCTTAGTTACAGGCGGAATCGGGATTACTGTGGCTCATGAGCTTGGACATAAATCCAGACCCTTGGATCAGTGGTTTGCAAAAGTGCTATTGATGACTGTAGGTTACATGCACTTTATTATTGAGCATAATCGAGGACATCATGTTCATGTAGCTACTCCAAAAGACCCGGCAACCAGCAGAGAAGGGGAAAATTTTTATGCTTTTTGGTGGAGATCTGTTAGCCAAGGTTACCTGAATGCATGGCAACTTGAAAAGGAAAGGCTTGGCAAAAAAGGAAGTTCGAATTGGTCATGGTCAAACCAAATGATTCAATTTCATTTGATTACTGTTTGTTTTTGGGTGATTTCAACCTTGGTTTTTTCTTTATCCCAATCTCGATGGGTTTGGGAGGTTCCTGTTTTTTTAATTTCTCAAGGAATCTTAGCCTTTACTCTTTTGGAGTTGGTGAATTATCTCGAGCATTACGGCATGAGTCGGCGTCTTCTTCCCAATGGCAGGTATGTGCGAGTGACTCCGATGCATTCTTGGAATGCTTCCCAAAGGATCAGTAATTTTTTACTTTTTCAATTACAACGACATTCGGATCATCACACCTTTGCCTCCAAACCTTACCAAATACTGGATCATCATGAAGATAGTCCTCAGCTCCCAGCAGGATATTCGGCTATGATTATCATTGCCTTGTTTCCACCGCTTTGGTTTAAACTGATGAATCCAAGATTGGAAGATTGGCGGAAAAAGAACCAGTCTTGGTCAATCCAATAG
- a CDS encoding vWA domain-containing protein, giving the protein MKEQLAEFFSWSWFLPETFKSYEWENPLLFHLLWIIPLLILLRKGIKFLKNPVLELSLPKRIERGNPWTYLRLIPTGFFFLALIFLVICLARPQRSNERVEQYTEGIDILLVMDISESMDLQDFTPNRLEAAKKTAVDFINGRFGDRIGMVVFSGEAYSLAPLTNDYKLLTDLISEINFEMIEAKGTAIGSAIAAGTNRMKDSESPSKVMILLSDGESNAGNVDPLFSAQLAAAFGIKIYTIAVGKDGMVPYGTDFFGRPQMVESYLDETTLREIARIGTGEFYRASDSNSLQEIFDRIDQLEKAEILENRYKETADFYRIYLFWAMAFFLIWLGLKSTFLNNFLLD; this is encoded by the coding sequence ATGAAAGAGCAACTCGCTGAGTTTTTTTCTTGGTCTTGGTTTTTGCCTGAGACCTTTAAAAGCTACGAATGGGAAAATCCACTTTTATTTCATCTACTCTGGATTATTCCACTTTTAATCCTTTTACGAAAAGGGATAAAATTCCTCAAAAATCCAGTCTTAGAGTTATCCTTACCCAAACGGATTGAACGAGGCAATCCTTGGACTTACCTCCGATTGATTCCGACAGGATTCTTTTTCTTGGCTTTGATTTTTTTGGTGATTTGTTTGGCTAGGCCTCAGCGGAGCAACGAGCGTGTGGAGCAATACACGGAAGGCATTGACATCCTATTGGTGATGGATATTTCGGAGTCTATGGATCTACAGGACTTCACCCCAAACCGGCTTGAAGCTGCAAAAAAAACGGCTGTAGATTTCATCAATGGTCGGTTTGGTGACCGAATAGGAATGGTTGTTTTCTCTGGAGAGGCCTATTCACTCGCCCCATTGACCAATGACTACAAGTTACTTACGGACCTGATTTCTGAAATTAATTTCGAAATGATTGAGGCAAAAGGAACAGCCATTGGCTCAGCGATTGCGGCAGGAACAAATCGAATGAAAGACAGCGAATCTCCCTCCAAGGTGATGATTTTACTATCGGATGGAGAAAGCAATGCAGGAAATGTGGATCCACTTTTTTCTGCTCAGCTTGCCGCAGCATTTGGCATTAAAATCTATACCATTGCCGTTGGAAAAGATGGGATGGTACCTTACGGCACAGATTTTTTTGGCCGACCGCAAATGGTCGAAAGTTACCTCGATGAGACAACCCTCCGGGAAATTGCTAGAATTGGAACAGGGGAGTTTTATCGTGCCTCGGATAGCAATTCCCTTCAGGAGATTTTTGACCGTATCGACCAATTGGAAAAAGCAGAAATACTCGAAAACCGCTATAAAGAAACGGCTGATTTTTACCGAATTTATCTGTTTTGGGCGATGGCTTTCTTTTTGATCTGGCTAGGTTTAAAGAGTACCTTCCTCAACAATTTCCTATTGGATTGA
- a CDS encoding DUF58 domain-containing protein yields MDQLFSKLRKYEIMIRKVANNHLQGDYQSLFKGSGLEFDDLRPYQYGDDIRTIEWKVSAKGHGTFVKTFREDKEQSVYFLLDISGSQDIGQQGNKKIDQGKLIAGVLTLAAVYEGSQIGLISYSDQQEKLILPSKGSKQGVKVIRGIFDHQNKSLKTDLNGMFSFALNLIKKRSIIIIISDFIDQDYERSFRALAERHDVVAIQLTDPRESALPALGIIPIFDKEKGKTTWVNTAFGSFSKRISNTFTSERENLKDICRKHQINYLAIDSKEDIVSPLIELFKYRNKRMKRG; encoded by the coding sequence ATGGATCAGCTCTTCAGCAAGCTCAGAAAGTACGAAATCATGATTAGAAAGGTGGCTAACAATCACCTTCAGGGAGATTACCAATCCTTATTCAAAGGATCAGGATTAGAGTTTGATGATCTGAGGCCTTACCAATACGGTGATGACATCAGAACCATCGAATGGAAAGTATCTGCCAAAGGTCATGGAACCTTCGTCAAGACCTTCCGTGAGGACAAAGAGCAATCCGTTTATTTTTTATTGGATATCAGCGGAAGTCAGGACATTGGACAGCAAGGCAACAAAAAAATCGATCAGGGCAAATTGATTGCTGGGGTACTTACCTTAGCTGCAGTTTATGAAGGTAGCCAAATCGGATTGATCAGCTATTCAGATCAGCAAGAGAAATTAATTCTTCCCTCAAAAGGGAGCAAGCAAGGTGTAAAAGTGATTCGTGGAATTTTTGACCACCAAAACAAAAGCTTGAAAACAGATCTAAACGGCATGTTTTCGTTTGCTCTTAATTTGATCAAAAAGCGAAGCATCATCATCATCATCTCGGATTTTATTGATCAGGATTACGAGCGGTCTTTCCGAGCACTCGCCGAACGCCACGACGTAGTCGCTATTCAACTTACAGATCCAAGGGAATCAGCGCTTCCTGCTTTGGGAATCATTCCAATTTTTGATAAAGAAAAAGGGAAAACGACTTGGGTCAATACTGCATTTGGAAGCTTCTCCAAGCGAATTTCTAACACCTTTACCTCCGAACGAGAAAACTTAAAAGACATCTGCCGAAAACATCAGATCAATTACCTTGCGATTGATTCGAAAGAGGATATTGTCTCACCACTGATCGAACTATTCAAGTACAGAAATAAACGAATGAAACGTGGGTAA
- a CDS encoding DUF4296 domain-containing protein, with the protein MRYLLGVLLLVFGISCDRQSQPEGVLSEGQMVEVLIDIQLTEGKVSALPVSYDSSQVLYNLLEKEIFINHGVSDSVFTQSMLYYLEDAGKMDQIYARVIDSLVVLESNPSTGKEENF; encoded by the coding sequence ATGCGTTACCTACTTGGAGTTTTACTATTGGTTTTCGGCATTTCATGTGATCGACAATCCCAGCCAGAAGGGGTTCTTTCTGAGGGCCAAATGGTTGAGGTATTGATTGATATCCAATTGACGGAAGGAAAAGTAAGTGCACTTCCAGTTTCTTATGATTCTTCGCAGGTGCTATATAATCTCTTAGAAAAAGAGATTTTTATAAACCATGGGGTGTCTGACTCGGTTTTTACCCAAAGTATGTTGTATTACCTGGAAGACGCTGGTAAAATGGATCAAATCTATGCCCGGGTTATCGATTCTCTAGTCGTCTTGGAGTCCAATCCCAGTACAGGAAAAGAGGAAAATTTCTAA